Genomic DNA from Niallia circulans:
CCGAAGCTCGCATTTTGACTGAAAAACGAATAATCGATACTGCCTGTATTCGGAATTCCTTCCGCTGCTAATTCCACTTTCAATGAGTCCACATTATTTTCCGGCACGCTTATTGTTTTTCCGCCATCTGAAATCTCTGATGTAATTCCTTTGCTATCAAGTGTTTCTTTAATTTGTCCTGTTTCTGACGGAGACAGGTTGCTGTATAAAGGAACTAAATTTTCTTTTGTTAAAAAATACGTTGCAAATGATACCATAAGAAGAAGCAAAAGAATGCCGCTTACCAAAACAGTCTTTTGCTTTTTTGAACGATTTGTCCAATATTCTTTTAAAGGATTAAAAAACTTATTCATGTTTTCTTTCATCTCTACCCCCGGTTACCGTTATTTTTAATGATAATAACCGCCCACAACTCACTAGATTTTAAATAGACATTCTCATCATTTCTTGATACGCTTCGACAGCTTTGTTTCTAAATTCTAATGTAGCCGACATCATCACACTTGCCTTCTGTGATGTAATCATTACTTGCGAAAGATCAACGTCTTCTCCTTTTGCAAGCTTGTTTGTTAGAACATCCGATTCATTCTGTGCTTTATTTACATTATTAAGTGAATCTTTTAAAAAGGAAGAAAAGCTTTTTTGAACTTCTGAACTAGTCGCTTTCGTTGTTGCAGAAGAATTAGTTAACGGCAATGTGGATGACACTGCTGGAAGATTTACTGTCGCCATTTATAATACCTACTTTCCTATCTCTAAAGTTTTCATAAGCATGCTTTTTGAGGCATTTAAGACTGTTACGTTCGCTTCATAAGACCTTGTTGCACTCATCAAATCAACCATTTCCCTTAATGGGTCCACATTCGGCATTTGTACATAACCATCGGCATTAGCATCTGGATTTTCCGGATCATACACCATTTCAAAAGGAGTTTCCGTATCATCTGCAATCTTTGTTACTTTAACGCCATTTCCTGTGGCTGAATTACCTGCTGTCGCAGCATTTAAATGTGATGCAAATGAATTGCCCTCTTGTGCTTGCAATACAACTGATTTTCTTCTGTACGGCTCCCATTCACCATTCACTAGCTTTCCTCTTGTCGTTTCTGCATTCGCCATATTAGAGGAGATAACATCCATTCGAAGCCTGTTTGCTGTTAGGGCAGAAGCAGTTGTATTCATGCTATGGAATATCGACATTTTATCTTCCTCCTTTTATGACATTTTCTAAAGAATTAAACTTCCCGCTAATTCTTTCGACTAAAGCATTGTAGTAAATCTGATTTTCAGCCAGCTCACTCATCTCTTTATCCACATCAACGCTGTTGCCATTATTATTATAAGTAACGTTCTTATCTGTCTTTATTTGCACAGAGCCAGTAGATCCTTCAAAATCGAAATGCCTGCTGTTCGTTTTGTTAGCATTCATGGCAGTTGCTAATGTATTTTTAAATGTTACTTCCTTAGCCTTATAATTGGGCGTATCGACGTTAGCGATATTTTGTGAAATAACTTTTTGTTTTGTATTAGAATAATTCAAAGCATTTTCTAGTGTTGAAATAGTATTCGAAAAAAGCTTCATCTCACACCTCTTATTATCTATGATTATCGTATTTGTAGAATTTTGCAATTTTGTGACGAATATTTTTCAGATGATGTCTTTAATTGTAATGAATGAAAAATAATCTGTCTATCATAATAAGGTCAATTTTAGTAATCCATTAGTCCTATTTTAGTTAAAAATATTAGAGAAATAATCATTTCACTAATAAGAAAGGTATATTTTTGTTATTTTTGTATGACAACAACTCATCATTAGGAACTAGTATCAATGAACTATCGCGTAACAATCATCTTGTCTATGTATCGAATATAATGTACAACGTTTGTAATGTAAATGATATTTTTTGGAAAAATGTCGAATCATGATAAGTCGAAATCTCGATAAATCAATATTCTCTTAAAAAAGCTTATTTCATTACCACTAATTCCCTGTTAATAATAAAAAAAAGAACCTTTTCCACGTAGGAAAAGGTTCTTTTTTTTATTAATTAGCTTTCAGTTTTTCTAATTCTAACAAGAACTTATCGTTCAATACTTTAATGTAAGTTCCTTTCATTCCAAGAGAACGAGATTCAATAACACCAGCACTTTCTAGCTTACGCAATGCATTAACAATTACAGATCTAGTAATACCGACTCTGTCTGCAATTTTTGAAGCAACTAGAAGTCCTTCATTTCCGTTCAATTCTTCAAAGATGTGTTCAATTGCTTCTAATTCACTATATGATAATGAACTGATCGCCATTTGCACAACAGCTTTACTTCTTGCTTCTTCTTCGATTTCTTCTGCTTTTTCACGAAGAATCTCCATACCAACAACAGTAGCACCGTATTCAGCCAAAATTAAATCATCATCATGGAATTGCTCTTGAAGTCTTGCAAGAATTAATGTTCCAAGTCTTTCTCCACCGCCAATGATCGGCACGATCGTTGTAAGTCCTTGGTTGAATAAATCTTTGTTTTCAATTGGGAATGCTGTATATTCGCTTTCCACATCCAAATTACTTGAAGTCACTTGAATATTAAAAAGATTATTTGTGTACTCTTCTGGGAATTGACGGTCTTCCAGCATTTTAATCATACGGTCATTTTCAATTTGCTGGTTAATAGCAAAACCTAGTAATTTCCCTCTTCTGCTTACTACAAAGATATTTGCTTCAATAACTTCACTTAGTGTCTCAGACATTTCTTTAAAGTTAACTGGCTTTCCAGCAGCTCTTTGCAGCATCGCATTAATTTTTCGAGTTTTTGACAATAAATCCATTTTCTTTTCCTCCTATTAACTAAAACCAAAACTGTCACTTATTCTTTTTTTAAGGCTGCAGCATTTGATTGCTTCTATCCTTTTAGGAGTATGTAGCAATCAAATGCACACATTCTTAAAGAATAAATTGACTTAAATCTTTATTTCGTGCAATCGCACCAAGTTTTTCTTCCACATATTGCGGAGTTATGGATACTTTATCCATCGTAATTTCAGGTGCTTCAAATGATAGATCCTCGAGCAGTTTCTCAAGAATCGTATGAAGTCTTCTCGCTCCGATGTTATCCGTGTTTTGATTCACTTCATAAGCCACTTCTGCTATCTTACGTATAGCATCGTCAGAAAATTCAATTTCTATACCTTCAGTTTGCAGTAATGCTTGATATTGCTTAATTAACGCATTATCAGGCTCCACAAGGATACGGTAAAAGTCATCAACTGTTAGCTTACCAAGTTCAACACGGATTGGGAACCTACCTTGAAGCTCAGGAATCAAATCGGACGGCTTAGAAATGTGGAATGCACCTGCTGCAATGAATAAAATATGATCTGTTTTAACAGATCCGTATTTTGTCACGATTGTCGATCCTTCTACTACTGGAAGGATGTCACGCTGAACACCTTCTCTTGATACATCAGCAGAGGATCCACCATTGCTTTTGCTTGCAATTTTATCGATTTCGTCGATAAAGATGATTCCCATTTGCTCTGCACGTACGACTGCTTCTTGTGTTACTTCGTCCATATCGATCAGCTTTTGTGCTTCTTCATTAGTCAAAACAATTCTAGCTTCACGTACAGTCAATTTTCTTTTTTTCTTTTTCTTAGGCATAAAGCTGCTTAACGCATCCTGCATGTTCATACCCATTTGCTCCATTCCGGAGCCTTGTAGCATATCGAACATAGATGGCTGTTGCTCATCTACCTCAACTGTTATTGTTTCATTCTCAAGCTCACCAAGCGCCAATTTTTCTTTTAGCACTTTTCTTTTTTCATATCGGCTTGATTCTTCCACAGTCGGCTCCTCTGTTTGAGTTTCCGAATTCCCACCGCCAAACAGCATTTCAAGCGGGTTACTGTAGTTTTTTTGTTTTTTAGCTGAAGAAGGCATCATAAGGTCCACAAGGCGGTTATTCGCTGCTGTTTCCGCTCTTTCTTTCACCTGAACCATCTTCTCTTCTTTTACAATTCGTACAGATGTTTCCACTAAATCTCTTACCATGGATTCAACATCTCTGCCGACATAACCGACTTCAGTGAACTTGGTCGCTTCCACTTTGACAAATGGGGCGCTGACAATTTTTGCGATTCGTCTTGCGATTTCTGTTTTACCTACACCAGTAGGTCCCATCATCAAGATATTTTTTGGGCTAATTTCATCCCTTAGCTTTTCATCAAGCAACCCGCGGCGAAAACGGTTTCTTAACGCTATCGCAACAGCTTTCTTTGCATCCTTTTGTCCAACAATATATTGATCAAGACGTTCTACAATTTGACGAGGTGTTAAGCTTGCGTTCTTATTCATCAAGTAATCCTCTCCTTATAATTCTTCTACAATAATATTATTGTTCGTATATACACAAATATCGCCAGCGATTTCAAGAGCTGCCTTTGCTATTTCATAAGCAGAAAGATGTTCGCCTGAGTATTGTTTAAGAGCCCTTCCAGCTGATAATGCATAGTTTCCGCCAGAGCCAATCGCTAAAATTCCGTCATCTGGCTCTATAACTTCACCTGTTCCAGATACAAGCAGCAAATCTGTTTCATTCATAATGATGAGCATTGCTTCAAGCTTGCGTAAAATCTTGTCACTTCTCCAAAGCTTCGCAAGCTCCACTGCCGCTCTTTGCAGATTTCCGTTATACTCTTCCAATTTCCCTTCGAACAGCTCAAATAAAGTAAAGGCATCAGCAACAGAGCCTGCAAAACCGGCTATCACTTTTCCATTAAAAAGTTTTCTTACCTTTTTTGCAGTATGTTTCATTACGACAGCATTGCCGAAAGTGACTTGACCATCACCTGACATGGCGCATTTCCCTTTATGTTGAACAGCAAAAATAGTAGTTGCATGAAACTGTGGTAGTCCAGACATCTTTACTTCCTCCTTTATCCATTTACAGCTATGCCCTTGGATGGAAGGACATATATGTTTTTTTTAAGTAGTCGCTTGTGACATGTGTATAAATTTGGGTGGATGATAAAAAAGCATGACCCAATAATTCTTGTACAGTCCGCATATCGGCACCGTTTGCCAAGAGATGTGTAGCAAATGAATGGCGAAGTTTATGCGGATGGATTTTCTCTTTGGAAGCAGACGATTCCATCATTCTGTTAAGGATATCGCGCACACCGTTTTCGGTGAGCGGTCCCCCCTTATAATTGACAAACAAAAAGGGATGATTCGTCTTGTTTTTATCCATCAGCTTACTTCTGCTGTTCTTTATGTAAGATTCAAGGGCGGTATGGGCAAAGCTGCCAAATGGAACATACCGCTCCTTTTTACCTTTCCCCTTTACCAGCAATGTCGAAATGCTGAAATCGATGTCTTTCATTTCGATTTTTGTGCATTCACCAACCCGGATGCCTGTTGCATACAAAAGCTCCAGGATGGCGACATTTCTTTTTCCCAGTACACTTGTCGTATCACACGAACGAAAAATATGCTGCAATTCCTCTTCATAAAAGAAATCCGGCAGTCTGCTTTCCAGCTTTGGGATACTGACAACTGCAAAGGGATTGCTTTCCACTATATTCTCTCTAGCTAAAAATCGGTAAAAGCTCCGAAGACTAGATATTTTACGGGCAATAGATTTTCTTGCAAGCTCCTCATTGAACAGCTCTGTCAAAAAAATCCGCACATCCTGTGCGCTTACTTCCTTCACATGTTCAAGCAATTGCTTGGACATAAATAGGAAAAATTGCTGTATATCCTTTTTATAGACATCAATCGTATACGGTGAGCAGTTTTTTTCAATCTTCAAGTATTCAATAAACAGGTTCAAGAAAGCGTTTTGTTCCTTATTCATTGCTTCACCTCACAACGGCTTCACTATATTAACATACTTTGTAGCGACAAGCAATTAATTTACACATTCTTCATAAAGTTCTGAATTGTTTCTAACGCTCTGTTAGCGTGCTGTTCATACCTTTCCTTTTTCCCTTTTATTCTAGTTGGTAGCTCAGGGAAAAGTCCAAAGTTAGCATTCATCGGCTGGAAAGTTTTCGCATTCGTCTTCGTGATATAATTTGCCATACTGCCAATAGCTGTTTCAACTGGGAATTGGATCAACGGTTCACCAGTAACAAGCTTCGCTGCATTAATACCTGCAACAAGACCGCTTGCTGCCGATTCCACATAGCCTTCAACGCCAGTCATTTGTCCAGCGAAGAAAAGGTTAGGGCGGTTTCTGAACTGATATGTTGCGTTAAGAACTTTCGGTGAGTTGATGAAAGTGTTTCTGTGCATAACGCCGTAACGAACAATTTCCGCATTTTCAAGACCTGGTATTAAGCGAAGCACTTCTTTTTGTGGTCCCCATTTTAAATGTGTCTGAAAACCTACAAGATTGTATAACGTTCCTGCGGCGTCATCTTGGCGAAGCTGAACAACTGCATATGGGCGCTTCCCTGTTTTTGGATCTTCAAGACCAACAGGCTTCATTGGTCCAAACAGCATTGTCTTTCTACCCCTTGAAGCCATTACTTCAATAGGCATGCAGCCTTCAAAGAAAATTTCTTTTTCGAATTCCTTTAATGGTACTGTTTCAGCACTTATTAATGCTTCATAGAAGCGGTCAAATTCCTCTTCTGTCATCGGGCAGTTTAAATACGCTGCTTCTCCCTTGTCATAGCG
This window encodes:
- the fliE gene encoding flagellar hook-basal body complex protein FliE produces the protein MATVNLPAVSSTLPLTNSSATTKATSSEVQKSFSSFLKDSLNNVNKAQNESDVLTNKLAKGEDVDLSQVMITSQKASVMMSATLEFRNKAVEAYQEMMRMSI
- the flgC gene encoding flagellar basal body rod protein FlgC — encoded protein: MSIFHSMNTTASALTANRLRMDVISSNMANAETTRGKLVNGEWEPYRRKSVVLQAQEGNSFASHLNAATAGNSATGNGVKVTKIADDTETPFEMVYDPENPDANADGYVQMPNVDPLREMVDLMSATRSYEANVTVLNASKSMLMKTLEIGK
- the flgB gene encoding flagellar basal body rod protein FlgB, yielding MKLFSNTISTLENALNYSNTKQKVISQNIANVDTPNYKAKEVTFKNTLATAMNANKTNSRHFDFEGSTGSVQIKTDKNVTYNNNGNSVDVDKEMSELAENQIYYNALVERISGKFNSLENVIKGGR
- the codY gene encoding GTP-sensing pleiotropic transcriptional regulator CodY, which gives rise to MDLLSKTRKINAMLQRAAGKPVNFKEMSETLSEVIEANIFVVSRRGKLLGFAINQQIENDRMIKMLEDRQFPEEYTNNLFNIQVTSSNLDVESEYTAFPIENKDLFNQGLTTIVPIIGGGERLGTLILARLQEQFHDDDLILAEYGATVVGMEILREKAEEIEEEARSKAVVQMAISSLSYSELEAIEHIFEELNGNEGLLVASKIADRVGITRSVIVNALRKLESAGVIESRSLGMKGTYIKVLNDKFLLELEKLKAN
- the hslU gene encoding HslU--HslV peptidase ATPase subunit, whose amino-acid sequence is MNKNASLTPRQIVERLDQYIVGQKDAKKAVAIALRNRFRRGLLDEKLRDEISPKNILMMGPTGVGKTEIARRIAKIVSAPFVKVEATKFTEVGYVGRDVESMVRDLVETSVRIVKEEKMVQVKERAETAANNRLVDLMMPSSAKKQKNYSNPLEMLFGGGNSETQTEEPTVEESSRYEKRKVLKEKLALGELENETITVEVDEQQPSMFDMLQGSGMEQMGMNMQDALSSFMPKKKKKRKLTVREARIVLTNEEAQKLIDMDEVTQEAVVRAEQMGIIFIDEIDKIASKSNGGSSADVSREGVQRDILPVVEGSTIVTKYGSVKTDHILFIAAGAFHISKPSDLIPELQGRFPIRVELGKLTVDDFYRILVEPDNALIKQYQALLQTEGIEIEFSDDAIRKIAEVAYEVNQNTDNIGARRLHTILEKLLEDLSFEAPEITMDKVSITPQYVEEKLGAIARNKDLSQFIL
- the hslV gene encoding ATP-dependent protease subunit HslV: MSGLPQFHATTIFAVQHKGKCAMSGDGQVTFGNAVVMKHTAKKVRKLFNGKVIAGFAGSVADAFTLFELFEGKLEEYNGNLQRAAVELAKLWRSDKILRKLEAMLIIMNETDLLLVSGTGEVIEPDDGILAIGSGGNYALSAGRALKQYSGEHLSAYEIAKAALEIAGDICVYTNNNIIVEEL
- the xerC gene encoding tyrosine recombinase XerC translates to MNKEQNAFLNLFIEYLKIEKNCSPYTIDVYKKDIQQFFLFMSKQLLEHVKEVSAQDVRIFLTELFNEELARKSIARKISSLRSFYRFLARENIVESNPFAVVSIPKLESRLPDFFYEEELQHIFRSCDTTSVLGKRNVAILELLYATGIRVGECTKIEMKDIDFSISTLLVKGKGKKERYVPFGSFAHTALESYIKNSRSKLMDKNKTNHPFLFVNYKGGPLTENGVRDILNRMMESSASKEKIHPHKLRHSFATHLLANGADMRTVQELLGHAFLSSTQIYTHVTSDYLKKTYMSFHPRA
- the trmFO gene encoding FADH(2)-oxidizing methylenetetrahydrofolate--tRNA-(uracil(54)-C(5))-methyltransferase TrmFO: MQDTQKVVNVIGAGLAGSEAAWQIAKRGIKVNLYEMRPVKQTPAHHTDKFAELVCSNSLRGNALTNAVGVLKEEMRRLDSVIIDSADLCAVPAGGALAVDRHEFAGRVTEMVKNHPNVTVINEEVTSIPEGVTVIATGPLTSAALSESLKELTGEDYLYFYDAAAPIIEKDSIDLDKVYLKSRYDKGEAAYLNCPMTEEEFDRFYEALISAETVPLKEFEKEIFFEGCMPIEVMASRGRKTMLFGPMKPVGLEDPKTGKRPYAVVQLRQDDAAGTLYNLVGFQTHLKWGPQKEVLRLIPGLENAEIVRYGVMHRNTFINSPKVLNATYQFRNRPNLFFAGQMTGVEGYVESAASGLVAGINAAKLVTGEPLIQFPVETAIGSMANYITKTNAKTFQPMNANFGLFPELPTRIKGKKERYEQHANRALETIQNFMKNV